A stretch of the Papaver somniferum cultivar HN1 chromosome 6, ASM357369v1, whole genome shotgun sequence genome encodes the following:
- the LOC113288981 gene encoding aquaporin PIP2-7 — MTKDVAHHEEGVHHSGRDYVDPPPAPLFDMGELKLWSFYRALIAEFIATLLFLYVTVATVIGHKKQTVECAGVGLLGIAWAFGGMIFVLVYCTAGISGGHINPAVTFGLFLARKVSLLRAVFYMIAQCLGAICGVGLVKAFMKHDYVAQGGGANSIAPGYSKGAALGAEIIGTFVLVYTVFSATDPKRSARDSHIPVLAPLPIGFAVFMVHLATIPITGTGINPARSFGAAVIYNKEKIWDDQWVFWVGPFVGALAAAAYHQYVLRAAAIKALGSFRSNPSN, encoded by the exons ATGACGAAAGATGTGGCTCATCACGAAGAAGGAGTTCATCATAGTGGAAGAGACTATGTAGATCCACCACCAGCACCATTGTTTGACATGGGTGAACTTAAACTCTGGTCATTTTACAGAGCTTTGATTGCTGAGTTCATTGCAACTCTTCTCTTCCTTTACGTTACTGTTGCTACAGTTATTGGTCACAAGAAACAAACTGTTGAATGTGCTGGTGTTGGTCTTTTGGGTATTGCTTGGGCTTTTGGTGGTATGATCTTTGTTCTTGTTTACTGCACCGCTGGTATCTCAG GAGGACATATCAACCCAGCAGTGACATTTGGTTTGTTCTTGGCTCGTAAAGTCTCATTGTTGAGAGCTGTTTTCTACATGATAGCTCAATGTTTGGGAGCTATCTGTGGAGTTGGGTTAGTGAAAGCATTCATGAAGCATGACTACGTTGCTCAAGGAGGTGGTGCTAACTCAATTGCACCAGGTTACTCTAAAGGTGCAGCTCTTGGTGCTGAGATTATTGGAACTTTTGTTCTTGTCTACACAGTCTTCTCAGCTACCGACCCTAAGAGAAGTGCACGTGACTCTCACATTCCC GTGTTGGCTCCTCTACCTATTGGATTTGCTGTGTTCATGGTACATTTGGCTACCATCCCCATTACCGGAACTGGAATCAACCCAGCTAGAAGTTTTGGTGCTGCTGTTATCTACAACAAGGAGAAAATCTGGGATGACCAGTGGGTATTCTGGGTTGGACCATTTGTGGGAGCACTAGCAGCAGCTGCCTACCATCAATATGTCCTAAGAGCAGCAGCAATTAAGGCTTTGGGATCATTCAGGAGCAACCCATCTAACTAA